In one window of Protaetiibacter larvae DNA:
- the dapD gene encoding 2,3,4,5-tetrahydropyridine-2,6-dicarboxylate N-succinyltransferase, translating to MTTAWGHGLATIAADGTVLDTWYPAPALGAAATDAAVPEAVLTGVGEDVVRGVRTEPVLVEVELDAPPASTPDAYLRLHLLSHLLVAPNGLNLDGVFGHLPIVAWTTAGPVHPDTLRDARARLQRAGVSVLGIDKFPRLVDYVVPDRVRIADASRVRLGAHLAPGTTVMHEGFVNFNAGTLGTSMVEGRISQGVVVGDGSDIGGGASIMGTLSGGGTERVVIGERALLGANSGIGISIGDDSVVEAGLYVTAGTKVTLLDGSGAPRVIKAVELSGVPGILFRRNSQTGAVEALPRAGHGIRLNAALHA from the coding sequence ATGACGACCGCCTGGGGCCACGGACTCGCCACGATCGCCGCCGACGGGACGGTGCTCGACACCTGGTATCCCGCGCCCGCCCTGGGTGCGGCCGCGACGGATGCCGCCGTGCCCGAGGCGGTGCTCACGGGCGTCGGCGAGGACGTCGTACGCGGGGTGCGCACGGAGCCGGTGCTCGTCGAGGTCGAGCTCGACGCGCCCCCCGCATCCACCCCCGACGCCTACCTGCGCCTCCACCTGCTGTCGCACCTGCTCGTCGCACCCAACGGCCTCAACCTCGACGGGGTGTTCGGGCACCTGCCGATCGTCGCCTGGACGACCGCCGGCCCCGTGCATCCCGACACGCTGCGGGATGCACGGGCACGGCTGCAGCGCGCGGGGGTGTCGGTGCTCGGCATCGACAAGTTCCCGCGGCTCGTCGACTACGTGGTGCCCGACCGGGTGCGCATCGCCGACGCCTCGCGCGTGCGCCTCGGCGCGCACCTCGCGCCGGGCACGACCGTCATGCATGAGGGTTTCGTGAACTTCAACGCCGGCACCCTCGGGACCTCGATGGTGGAGGGGCGGATCTCGCAGGGCGTCGTCGTCGGCGACGGCTCCGACATCGGCGGCGGCGCATCCATCATGGGCACCCTCTCGGGAGGCGGGACGGAGCGCGTGGTGATCGGCGAGCGCGCCCTGCTCGGAGCGAACTCGGGCATCGGCATCTCGATCGGCGACGACTCCGTCGTGGAGGCCGGACTCTACGTGACGGCCGGCACCAAGGTGACGCTGCTCGACGGCTCGGGCGCGCCGCGCGTCATCAAGGCCGTGGAGCTCTCGGGCGTTCCTGGCATCCTGTTCCGCCGCAACTCGCAGACGGGTGCGGTCGAGGCGCTTCCCCGCGCCGGCCACGGCATCCGACTGAACGCCGCCCTGCACGCCTGA
- the dapE gene encoding succinyl-diaminopimelate desuccinylase: MPALDAFAPVAELTRQLVDIRSESGDEAAVADAIEAVVRAAPHLEVVRDGNVIVARTRLGRAQRVVIAGHIDTVPINGNVPSWLGDGVDGPVLWGRGTVDMKAGCAVALALAVQLPEPAVDVTWVWYDNEEVDSSLNGLGRIARERPELLAADFAILGEPSGAEVEGGCNGTIRVDVTTRGRRAHSARAWMGENAIHAVAPVLARLAAYRAREVEVDGLVYRESLSAVRISGGVAGNVIPDETTVHVNYRFAPSRSGAEALAHLEELFAGLPVEITVADLAEGARPGLDAPLAQQFVAAVGAEARPKYGWTDVARFSALGIPAVNFGPGDPSLAHADDERVPLAQIDRVETALRRWLTAVV; encoded by the coding sequence GTGCCCGCGCTCGATGCTTTCGCCCCCGTCGCCGAGCTCACGCGGCAGCTCGTCGACATCCGCTCCGAGTCGGGCGACGAGGCCGCCGTCGCGGATGCCATCGAGGCGGTCGTGCGCGCCGCGCCGCACCTCGAGGTGGTGCGCGACGGCAATGTGATCGTCGCCCGCACCCGCCTGGGCCGCGCACAGCGCGTGGTGATCGCGGGCCACATCGACACCGTGCCGATCAACGGCAATGTGCCGTCCTGGCTCGGGGATGGCGTCGACGGCCCGGTGCTGTGGGGTCGCGGGACGGTCGACATGAAGGCGGGCTGCGCCGTCGCGCTCGCGCTCGCCGTGCAGCTGCCCGAGCCCGCGGTCGACGTCACCTGGGTCTGGTACGACAACGAGGAGGTCGACTCGAGTCTCAACGGTCTCGGCCGCATCGCCCGCGAGCGGCCGGAGCTGCTGGCGGCCGACTTCGCGATCCTCGGCGAACCGAGCGGGGCCGAGGTGGAGGGCGGATGCAACGGCACCATCCGCGTCGACGTCACCACCCGCGGCCGCCGCGCGCATTCCGCACGTGCGTGGATGGGCGAGAACGCCATCCACGCCGTCGCTCCTGTGCTCGCGCGCCTCGCGGCGTACCGGGCGCGCGAGGTGGAGGTGGACGGGCTCGTGTATCGCGAGAGCCTGTCGGCGGTGCGGATCTCGGGCGGGGTGGCCGGCAACGTGATCCCCGATGAGACCACCGTGCACGTCAACTACCGTTTCGCCCCCAGTCGCAGCGGCGCCGAGGCGCTGGCGCACCTCGAGGAGCTTTTCGCGGGGTTGCCCGTCGAGATCACGGTGGCCGACCTGGCCGAGGGCGCCCGCCCCGGCCTCGATGCGCCGCTCGCGCAGCAGTTCGTGGCCGCGGTGGGCGCCGAGGCTCGCCCCAAGTACGGCTGGACGGATGTGGCCCGCTTCAGCGCCCTTGGCATCCCGGCCGTGAACTTCGGCCCGGGCGACCCCTCGCTCGCCCACGCCGATGACGAGCGGGTGCCGCTCGCGCAGATCGACCGCGTCGAGACGGCCCTGCGCCGATGGCTGACCGCAGTGGTGTGA
- a CDS encoding DUF3117 domain-containing protein, with translation MAAMKPRTGDGPMEAVKEGRLIIVRVPLEGGGRLVVSVNDDEAKELHDALASVIAG, from the coding sequence ATGGCAGCCATGAAGCCGAGGACCGGTGACGGCCCGATGGAGGCTGTGAAGGAGGGTCGCCTCATCATCGTGCGCGTTCCGCTCGAAGGCGGCGGCCGCCTCGTGGTCTCGGTCAACGACGACGAGGCCAAGGAGCTCCACGACGCCCTCGCGAGCGTCATCGCCGGCTGA